The genomic interval AATAATGGATTGTGATATTATATCGCATAGTCTTTACTTTCCAACAACAgcctttttaaatgaacagtcaTGTTGGTGCTCTTTTTTCTCTCgtgtttcctctctcctcctcccttctcctttcaaagtcccacacacaaacctgacgTCATAGCAATGCCAAACTTTTGACTTTGCAACTGGTAAAGATGCCGGACATAATGGAGAATGCAGTGGATAGAAACATTATATGTTTTtgaagagagagacattttGGAATAAAATTAATATAGTTTCAGTGATTGCTTTCTTTTATAATGATTGCTATTGATAACATGATTTCCCTAATTTCCCCTCGGGATAAATTAGGCATCTATCAAACTAACTAAAAagcaaaatgaaaaatatatgtacaaaaagtaataaataaaatgcaatTAAGCGGGTCCGTCAGACAGGTGCGACGGGAATATTGGAaattgaacgttctaaagaatatttgGGTTCACTGAATtaaacatggaattttagaaccttacatTGATGCGGAACAGAATCTTCTGTTAGAACGTTCAAAGCTCCCTGCTGAAGGGTTAAATACACGTAAAATAAACCCCCCAAATACATAATGGTAAACACAGCCCACCTCTGCTGTCATGGTGGCAATACGCTCGGGTGCGATGTTCCCACACAGAACGTTGCGTCGCAGATCAGGGTTTTTCTGGTCCCGGAGGTTAGAGATGCGGCTCCTAAGCCTGGTCTTGTACTTCATGTCCGTGGCCTTAAACTCCTGGTAGATAGGTGCCCCGACACACAGGTCAAGGGTTTAACAACAAGCCACACAATCTATATGCCCTGTGAACACATCCTTTTGTTTTTGCACTTTTAAGGCCAGTATGTCTCTGTTTAATTGCCTCACTAGTTACAGAAGACTGCATACTGCTTATTACAGTTTAAGAGAGAGGCACCAAATTACATCATTTTTAGCCGCTCTTTTCACTTAAAAAACACTAGCTCAGAACAGAAAACACTGATTACAACACAAGGGTGTTCTTCAACCTTCCTTCAACTATTTTGGCTATTTCAGCATTTAAGGACATTCAGTTTAGTGTATCTGATAATGGTGCACTGCCCATGGTCATAAATGGTCTTTACAGTTCAATGCCCTCATATCCAGTTCTACTGATAGCTATATAGACCCCATCAAcagcataaacaaacatgtgcgtGCCCAAGGAATTTCCGGTAGcaaacaacattgagctaatatAATGGTAACATGGGGACaaactttaaaaacaatgtttCAAAGTCAAAATTTTGTAGAGCATTAACCTAAAGCCCAAATAATTTTCAATTAAAAATATCTGCATTAGTTTTGGACGTTTAAACCAGAAATGCTCCatgattgaaagggtctataagattCCCATTTGGACTTTAAGGACAAAAGGATATAGTCCTCAATCTGGGCCGCCAGATGATCGCAATCAGCTCCAATCGTTTTATGGTCATCTAAGAGAAGATTGAAGACAAGACGTACAAACAAAGTTAAACAGAGCCTGACAAATCATCTCACAATGCTCCAGAGCCCAAGCTAAGGTGGACAGGTCAGGCCTCGAAGCCGTGTCTGGGCTGCCCTTTCAGCCCTTGATCACTCTCTTACCGCCAATTTGCAGCGCTGCCACCAAGAGTTCCCTGGATTTGGTGCGTACGCTGTCAGTGGTGACGGGGGCTGGGGGGAAAGACGTGAACTTTGGGGTGGTCGGGGTGGTTGGAGTGGTTGGGGTAGACGGGCTGGTGGGGGTCTTGGGCGGTTCAGACTTCTTGCTGCAGATCAGAGAGGAGTGAAGATATTTTCTTTTTCACCAAGTAAAATAGCCTACCTATTTTTTCTGTTGATGCTGATAAGAGTCCTagaatgttttctctctctcacacacacacagtctttcgctctctccctgtgtgtgatATGTAAATGAGCTGAGTAGGTGAATGTTTTCACAGTAGGTGGGATTACATGGGCACTTTTAATCTGATTAGAATCGGAATAATGACTCAATCAGAATAAAATGTTACATATAAACACCTTGATCAGGATGAAAACTGCCAATCAGATTAGAATTTGAATTGGAATGAAAGGGGTGGTGTGGTCAATCGGATTGCCTGCTGTAACTTCTCAAGCAAAAGCAAAGCAGCAATGGCTATTCCGATCAAAGATTGTTTGAGTGCTTGCGAGCACCTGATCAGAATAGAACATAACCCTTGTGAACAGATGCACAAATTTTTCATTTGGAAAAGTTTAATTGTTTTAATTGGAATGACAAAAGAAACTGTCATGGCTAGTGCCTAGAAAAATTCACaccaccttttctctctctctctctcacacacacacacacacacacacacacacacctgtcactgGAGCTGGGGCTGTCCTTAGATGAACACTGAAGAGGCGAGgcacttttctttttctcctccactGCTGCCACCTTTCCCTCAGCACCATCTGTGGATCGGCCGAACAGGACAACCATGAACGCTTATTCATCAACATTTGTCAAAACACAGGAAATTCCAGGTGACAAAGACAACAGATGAATGGGGAGTTAAAACAAGTTAAAAAACACATATCAAACTTTACACAACACAACTTTAAACAAGTTAAAAAACACATATCtctggaaaaaaacaacacaatttaTGAACCTAGTTTCACTTGAATAGTTGCTTTGCTGGTTTCATTTTTCATACTTTGTCAGGCCTGTTTCACTTTTGCTAAATTCAATCCATAGTAATAGGGAGTGTCAGCACGCAACCCAAATCCATCATGTGTTTTTGGCTTATCAGTTTGCATTGTTTTCTGGTGAAGCATAGCTAAACTCCTTACCCAGAAGTTTCTTCCAAGCTTTGATGAGAGACTTGGCCAAAGTCTGCACCTCCTCATCAGAACTCTGCTTCCTCACAGCATTCACAGACATGCCGATCCTTGTGGACTAAATAACAGTGACAGTGTAAATAAGTCAATTGATCCATGGAGCCTTTGAAATTCTAAAGGCCTCAAACAAGAAATGCATCAGTCTCAGGTACCTGTAGCGTCTCCAGCGACATCTTTATATTCTTCAGCTCTCTAAGCAAATCTATAGCACCATCCTGCAAAAGGAAGAAGGCGTATGTGAACATTACAATTGGTGAATTGCAAGCAAATCACCTGCCTGAATGTTCTGCACACAGAGTCATGTCTCTCTAAGATTATACCTCTAGTTTGTTGCAGTATTGTTTTGAGGTGTTATATTCAGCATgaatgttgattttgtttgtgtcGGAACAGCAGTGAAGAGAAATTTGGAGTACAACCAGCTGCCAACTCATCAGCTCCGGTGCACGCGACTCCACGCAAATGAACACATGAGCGGGACGACGAAGAGGTCCAAACACGAAACATGAATGGGGTgaatcaacaacaaaaacaaatgcagcGTTTTGTTTAAAAAGCTGACCAATGCGCGCCTAGCGTCTGTTCGTAAGTTAGACTGGAGTTATGTTGGAGTGGAGTGTGGAAAAACGCCTAGATAAACTTCAACATTAGCAACAAAATACGGTCAGTTTTACAAGAAATATTTCCCACATGTTCATTTCCACAAGCCTACTTTACTTGTATGTTCCGCCCGCACATCGTCATGTACAGCAATAGGTTGCAAATCGAAAGCGAACGTTACAACAGCAAAAACAAGCGCGAACTGAAACAAATTTTAACATTTTGTTGCTCATCCATGAAGTCTATTGACCTGCACCCGAGCCAAGCGTTCATGAAATATTCTGGCgtttaaggaaaaaaaaacacgggATTGAATGCAGCGATGGCCGCTGGCGAATAGCAACAGTGTATCCTAGTTATCCAATGCTGGCGGCGTTACATTTCCACAAAATGGTAACATTACAGCCCACTTCTCTGAATTTGGCATGCTAGATGACTGGTTCCGTGAGGACACAACACACCAATTGACTGATAGGCTATAAGTAGCCTAAGCTAGGCTTGCATCAGTGATGGGCGATGCACTGATTTCGAGAAATTTCTCTCAAAA from Alosa alosa isolate M-15738 ecotype Scorff River chromosome 4, AALO_Geno_1.1, whole genome shotgun sequence carries:
- the tcea2 gene encoding transcription elongation factor A protein 2, which codes for MVKDQEVERIAKKLDKMVQKKNTDGAIDLLRELKNIKMSLETLQSTRIGMSVNAVRKQSSDEEVQTLAKSLIKAWKKLLDGAEGKVAAVEEKKKSASPLQCSSKDSPSSSDSKKSEPPKTPTSPSTPTTPTTPTTPKFTSFPPAPVTTDSVRTKSRELLVAALQIGDDHKTIGADCDHLAAQIEDSIYQEFKATDMKYKTRLRSRISNLRDQKNPDLRRNVLCGNIAPERIATMTAEEMASAELKEIRKAMTKESIREHQLSKVGGTETDMFICGKCRGKNCTYTQVQTRSADEPMTTFVLCNECGNRWKFC